One region of Rhizoctonia solani chromosome 9, complete sequence genomic DNA includes:
- a CDS encoding 5-oxoprolinase produces MFMRKSYPGDKQGERKELVVKLLSQDPSNYRDAPTEGIRRVLEKVLGKSLPRGEKLNTDKIGKSSFASDFIRLSTTVATNALLERKGQKHALVITKGFKDLLTIGNQSRPRIFDLNIRRPTPLFTDVLEVDERVTIVGYTSDPKAAEHAIKTTMADGPGEIVRGLSGEAVRIIKKPDENKIKSDLQKLREQGYTSLAICLLLGIQSHFHLLSTHADDQDVLGRIFSGFDEQLKAEESENRESNLWRVTADFWTWTIFRSQEYTQWTCWWRCRLCADKLGRERANPIIGLDVGGTSTDVSRFDGRYETVYETTTAGVTIQSPQLDINTVAAGGGSCLTFRMAYSSQDPKVLEQNPGLHATGRLIPDLFPKIFGKSENEPLDMEASKSAFEKVAKEVRSSADKDYTLDEVIYGFIKVANETMCRPIRAITEARGYSTGSHILASFGGAGGQHACDIARLLGIHRILIHRHSSILSAYGLALADRAYERQEPSSENWSEESKPRLLARLDALTEEVKSSLEKQGFKGDRVRVERLLNMRFDGTDTSLMVLEPEDGSHDFEGTFKRAYKQEFGFLLETKNIIIDDIKVRGIGKTFDTLGPSVFEEMKTLKTKPVNVQATQDRTHSVYFEGPGRIDTPVFLLEKLEVGDVVSGPAMIIDNTQTIVLNPHSKTTVTRNHLFISLEDE; encoded by the exons ATGTTCATGCGCAA ATCGTATCCTGGGGATAAACAAGGCGAAAGGAAAGAATTGGTGGTCAAATTGC TATCACAAGATCCGAGTAATTATCGTGACGCTCCAACTGAAGGAATACGACGGGTCCTCGAAAAGGTTCTCGGAAAATCGCTTCCCAGAGGAGAAAAGCTTAATACTGACAAGATAGGCAAGTCATCA TTTGCATCAGACTTTATAAGATTGTCAACTACCGTGGCTACAAACGCACTGTTGGAAAGAAAGGGCCAAAAGCACGCATTGGTGATTACTAAAGGATTCAAG GACCTACTTACTATTGGAAATCAATCTCGACCAAGGATCTTTGATCTCAACATTAGAAGACCTACGCCATTGTTCACTGACGTACTCGAAGTTGACGAGCGTGTAACCATTGTCGGGTACACATCTGACCCTAAAGCCGCTGAACACGCAATCAAGACGACAATG GCAGATGGTCCTGGAGAAATAGTGCGTGGGCTGTCAGGAGAGGCGGTTAGAATTATCAAGAAACCCG ATGAGAACAAGATTAAATCCGATCTCCAAAAACTACGCGAACAAGGCTATACGTCTCTCGCTATATGCTTG CTCCTTGGGATTCAGTCACATTTCCATCTCCTCTCAACTCATGCCGATGATCAAGATG TACTTGGACGGATTTTCTCTGGGTTCGATGAGCAGCTTAAAGCGGAGGAGTCGGAAAACCGCGAGTCGAATTTATGGCGAGTGACGGCGGACTTCTGgacttggacaatttttcggTCTCAAGAGTATACTCAGTGGACCTGCTGGTGGCGTTGTCGGTTATGCGCTGACAAGCTGGGACGAGAACGAGCGAACCCCATTATTGG ATTGGACGTTGGGGGGACATCGACGGACGTATCAAGATTTGATGGCCGCTATGAGACTGTATATGAAACCACGACAGCAGGCGTGACCATTCAAAGCCCACAGCTAGATATCAACACGGTTGCGGCAGGCGGAGGTTCTTGTCTTACTTTCAGAATGGCTTATTCCTCGCAGGACCCCAAAGTGCTGGAGCAGAACCCGGGCCTGCATGCTACAG GTCGCCTAATCCCAGATCTCTTCCCAAAGATTTTCGGAAAATCCGAGAATGAGCCTTTGGACATGGAGGCGTCAAAGTCCGCATTTGAGAAAGTAGCCAAAGAGGTCCGAAGTTCAGCGGATAAAGATTATACCCTGGACGAGGTTATCTACGG TTTTATCAAGGTTGCGAACGAAACCATGTGCAGGCCAATAAGGGCAATAACCGAGGCACGAGGATACTCGACAGGATCTCATAT CCTTGCGAGCTTTGGTGGTGCAGGAGGCCAGCACGCATGCGACATTGCACGACTATTGGGCATTCATCGTATCTTAATTCACAGACACAGCTCTATCCTTTCAGCTTACGGGCTTGCATTGGCCGATCG AGCATACGAACGTCAAGAGCCTTCCTCCGAGAATTGGTCGGAAGAAAGTAAACCACGCTTACTTGCGAGATTGGATGCCTTGACAGAAGAAGTCAAGTCTTCACTTGAAAAACAAGGCTTTAAAGGAGATCGGGTCCGAGTGGAGCGTCTGCTCAATATGAGATTCGACGGGACCGACACTTCTCTGATGGTGCTCGAACCCGAAGACGGGTCTCACGACTTTGAAGGAACCTTCAAACGTGCATACAAACAAGAGTTTGGGTTCCTTTTGGAAACGAAGAATATCATAATCGACGACATCAAG GTGCGAGGAATAGGCAAAACGTTTGACACTTTGGGGCCGAGTGTTTTCGAAGAAATGAAAACGCTTAAAACCAAACCCGTGAATGTGCAAGCAACACAGGATAGAACTCACAGTGTCTACTTTGAGGGCCCTGGACGTATAGACACACCCGTATTCCTCTTAGAGAAACTTGAAGTTGGAGATGTGGTTTCGGGTCCAGCTATGATCATCGACAACACTCAGACTATCGTGCTAAACCCCCATTCAAAAACAACCGTTACCAGGAATCACCTTTTTATATCGCTAGAAGACGAATGA
- a CDS encoding helicase domain-containing protein — protein sequence MQYPLFILALVTALPALALAGDIKFFPEKDCGGTPSHEYDVVSCGTCITPPDESSAALVNNVSNRHLVTVYNSDNCEGNSVVLENHGSLCGIQGANKIRSVLIHCIEDSVPARHRKKSVRF from the exons ATGCAATACCCTCTTTTTATATTGGCTTTAGTTACGGCGCTTCCAGCCCTGGCCCTCGCTGGCGATATCAAGTTTTTCCCAGAAAAAGACTGCGGCGGAACCCCTTCACATGAATACGATGTCGTCTCCTGTGGGACTTGTATCACTCCTCCCGATGAATCGAGTGCGGCCCTAGTGAACAACGTCAGTAACCGACACCTTGTAACTGTCTACAACTCGGACAATTGTGAAGGAAATTCCGTTGTCCTGGAG AACCACGGCAGCCTCTGTGGAATTCAAGGCGCGAACAAGATCCGCTCAGTGTTGATCCACTGCATCGAGGATTCTGTTCCGGCTCGTCACCGAAAGAAATCAGTCCGTTTCTAA
- a CDS encoding guanine nucleotide binding protein-like 2 (nucleolar) — MAPTKPKKSPQSGDKKMTLKRVKGENFYRDAKSAARVKMLNGGKAVRDRDGKIIKAAAFQKGEDETKPGRVQPDRRWFGNTRVISQNALDHFRTSLAEKKDDPYSVLLKRNKLPMALLDDAAKGTKRPQIVDTEPFGDTFGPKAQRKRPRLDASIASFQDLAIASADGPAEGTAEASELPVLATIPYIEADVEADEATHGIYQEPIYAKGTSRRIYGELYKVLDSSDVVIHVLDARDPLGTMCKSVTDYLRKEKSHKQVVLLLNKCDLVPTWVTARYVSLLSKTYPTLAFHASLTHSFGKGQSDLAPSNRGYAYLNVLNRLSHSTPSPILNLHSDKKQISVGFIGYPNVGKSSVINCLKKGRVCRVAPIPGETKVWQYITLMRRIYLIDCPGIVPVSAKDSQTDTVLKGVVRVENLPTPSEHIPALLDRVRTVYLERTYDVHLRDTATEEEKVEGKKHEPKWDADEFLDALARKSGKLLKGGEPDRETIAKMVLNDWIRGKIPFFVRPPDADAPREEGKEEKSRLKVGGILVRNAFEGEDADVKRAGGDHPQEEDEEDADGEGSVDAEGEEEEDEEESEEEEESEESEEEDEAELAWEDVFPTEAPAHAAESESESEASELEKAPAPQKNKGKGKAPAPAHEEKDSDNPVRKKDPRMTTNKKKATNFFTTANVKNRNRDRKTPKAPGSKAARHQAHENPTIVWSIAIGAAGPLAVVVVPPVRRRFGWVPDERIPTSYPLPNRARSTVTGYDDPQ; from the exons ATGGCACCTACGAAACCAAAGAAAAGTCCCCAGTCGGGGGACAAGAAAATGACGTTGAAGCGTGTCAAGGGAGAAAACTTCTACCGAGATGCCAAGTCTGCAGCACGGGTCAAGATGCTCAACGGTGGTAAAGCCGTGCGAGACCGAGACGGCAAGATCATCAAGGCTGCTGCGTTTCAAAAGGGAGAGGATGAGACTAAGCCGGGAAGAGTACAGCCTGATAGGAGATGGTTTG GAAATACGAGGGTCATATCCCAGAATGCCCTGGATCACTTTAGAACGTCTTTGGCGGAGAAAAAGGATGATCCATATTCGGTCTTATTGAAGAGGAACAAGCTACCGATGGCACTCTTGGATGATGCGGCCAAGGGAACCAAG CGCCCTCAAATAGTAGACACCGAACCATTCGGCGATACATTCGGCCCCAAAGCTCAGCGAAAACGGCCCCGCTTAGACGCATCCATTGCATCTTTCCAGGACTTGGCGATTGCTAGTGCAGACGGACCCGCAGAAGGAACAGCTGAAGCATCCGAACTCCCTGTTCTGGCCACCATACCATACATCGAAGCAGATGTTGAAGCGGACGAAGCTACGCATGGGATATACCAAGAGCCTATATATGCCAAAGGGACTTCGCGACGAATTTACGGAGAGTTGTACAAGGTATTGGATAGTAGCGATGTGGTTATTCATGTTTTGGATGCGAGAGACCCATTGGGGACTATGTGCAA ATCCGTTACGGACTACCTGCGAAAAGAAAAGTCACATAAACAAGTGGTTTTGCTTCTCAATAAATGTGATTTGGTGCCCACCTGGGTGACG GCAAGATACGTATCCCTTTTGTCCAAAACATACCCTACACTCGCCTTTCACGCAAGCCTCACACACTCTTTTGGCAAAGGTCAGTCGGACCTTGCTCCGTCTAATCGCGGTTATGCTTATCTGAATGTCTTGAACAGGCTCTCTCATTCAACTCCTTCGCCAATTCTCAACCTGCACTCGGACAAGAAACAGATTTCCGTTGGGTTTATCGGTTATCCAAATGTTGGCAAATCCTCTGTCATCAACTGCCTGAAAAAGGGACGAGTATGCAGGGTGGCACCTATCCCGGGGGAAACCAAA GTGTGGCAATACATCACACTCATGCGCCGGATTTACCTCATCGACTGTCCCGGTATCGTCCCAGTCTCTGCCAAAGATTCGCAAACAGACACAGTACTCAAGGGCGTTGTCCGCGTCGAGAATCTGCCCACTCCCTCGGAACATATCCCAGCTCTTTTAGATCGTGTACGCACCGTTTATCTGGAGCGAACGTATGATGTCCATCTTCGTGATACCGCCACCGAGGAAGAAAAAGTCGAAGGGAAGAAACACGAGCCCAAATGGGACGCCGACGAATTTCTCGATGCGCTCGCTCGGAAATCGGGAAAGCTATTAAAGGGTGGAGAACCGGATCGGGAGACGATTGCGAAGATGGTGTTGAACGATTGGATCCGGGGCAAGATTCCGTTCTTTGTTCGACCCCCCGATGCGGATGCCCCGAGGGAAGAGGGGAAGGAGGAAAAGAGCAGGCTGAAG GTTGGAGGGATCTTGGTTAGGAATGCCTTTGAGGGAGAGGATGCGGATGTTAAGAGGGCAGGAGGCGACCATCCTCAGGAGGAAGATGAGGAGGATGCGGATGGAGAGGGCTCTGTTGATGCCGAGggcgaagaagaggaagacgaagaagaaagtgaagaggaggaagagagTGAAGAGAgtgaagaggaagatgaaGCGGAGTTAGCTTGGGAAGACGTTTTCCCGACTGAAGCGCCTGCTCATGCAGCTGAGTCTGAGTCTGAGTCTGAAGCTAGTGAACTAGAGAAAGCTCCAGCACCGCAGAAGAataagggcaagggcaaag CTCCCGCTCCAGCGCACGAAGAAAAAGATTCGGATAATCCAGTCCGCAAGAAAGACCCAAGAATGACTACAAATAAGAAAAAAGCGACGAATTTCTTTACTACTGCAAACGTCAAGAACCGAAACCGGGATCGCAAGACTCCCaaggcaccaggttcaaagGCTGCG CGACACCAAGCACACGAAAACCCGACGATCGTGTGGTCGATTGCGATTGGCGCAGCGGGACCTTtggctgttgttgttgtcccGCCTGTACGGAGGAGATTCGGATGGGTACCTGATGAGAGAATTCCTACCAGCTATCCTT TACCCAATCGGGCGAGGTCGACTGTTACAGGGTACGATGATCCCCAGTAG
- a CDS encoding 5-oxoprolinase (ATP-hydrolyzing) — protein sequence MPDTSKGPDPITLTLFANRFMGVAEAMGRMLQQTAISTNIKERLDFSCALFAPDGDLVANAPFIPIHLGAMSFAVKYQMKVHGKNLKPGDVLMSNSPSAGGSHLPDITIISPVFDESSGEVIFFTASRGHHADVGGILPGSMPPTSVSIFDEGAEITSFKIVNDGVYDQDGLRELLLIKEYGLKTVHEYMLHIRNNAEQSVRNLLRSFAKKHGNKLEARDYLDDGSPMNLRIEIDEESGSALFDFEGTGPEIRGNLNAPISVVHSAVIYCMRSMLDVDIPLNAGCLVPIKIKIPDLSFLHPSRTAAVCAGNVLTSQRIVDVVLKAFSACAASQGCTKLVPLKSNLTFGVGGKDKEGKVQQGWGYYETIAGGSGAGPGWHGTSGIHTHITNTRIGDVEILERRYPVLLHEFSLRKGSGGIGEFIGGDGVIRDIEFLHEMQVSILSERRVLHPYGMAGGGPGACGQNIWIKQPREEYDLPTLEAGEEEKPGPRMINIGGKATVFMGKGDHLVIHTPGGGGWGEPKEGGSELKEQWLAPGEKVEWAARGSLADRAAQQLEF from the exons ATGCCTGACACTAGCAAAGGACCGGATCCAATCACTCTCACACTCTTTGCAAATCGGTTCATGGGCGTGGCGGAGGCTATGGGCCGTATGCTTCAACAAACGGCAATTAGCACAAATATTAAAGAAAGATTAGACTTTTCTTGTGCTCTCTTTGCGCCTGATGGAGACTTGGTCGCGAATGCGCCGTTCATTCCTATTCATTTGGGGGCTATGAGTTT CGCGGTCAAGTACCAAATGAAAGTACACGGAAAGAATCTTAAACCTGGAGATGTATTGATGTCTAATTCGCCCAGCGCCGGAGGCTC ACACTTGCCAGATATAACAATCATTTCGCCTGTCTTTGATGAATCCTCGGGAGAAGTCATATTCTTCACCGCTTCGCGAGGACATCATGCCGACGTTGGTGGAATTCTACCCGGCAGTATGCCTCCAACTTCGGTTTCCATCTTTGACGAGGGTGCCGAAATAACGAGTTTCAAGATTGTGAACGATGGAGTGTATGATCAAGATGGATTAAGGGAACTGCTAT TAATCAAGGAATACGGTCTTAAAACCGTACACGAATACATGCTTCACATTCGTAACAATGCTGAACAATCCGTTCGAAACCTACTAAGAAGCTTCGCAAAGAAACACGGGAACAAGCTCGAGGCCCGGGACTATTTGGACGATGGATCGCCT ATGAACCTCCGTATTGAAATCGACGAAGAGTCTGGAAGCGCTTTGTTTGACTTTGAAGGCACTGGTCCTGAAATCCGAGGAAACCTCAACGCTCCAATCTCTGTTGTTCACAGCGCGGTGATCTACTGCATGCGTTCGATGCTGGATGTCGATATCCCTCTCAATGCTGGTTGTCTAGTCCCTATTAAAA TCAAAATTCCCGATTTGTCCTTCTTGCATCCCTCGAGAACTGCAGCTGTATGTGCAGGGAATGTTTTGACCTCTCAGCGCATCGTAGACGTTGTCTTAAAGGCATTTAGCGCTTGTGCGGCGAGCCAGGGGTGCACAAA ACTTGTCCCCCTCAAAAGTAACTTGACGTTTGGGGTTGGTGGAAAAGATAAGGAAGGCAAAGTCCAGCAAGGATGGGGGTACTACGAA ACTATTGCTGGTGGCTCAGGTGCAGGCCCCGGATGGCACGGCACATCTGGTATTCACACGCACATAACTAACACTCGTATCGGGGATGTCGAAATTCTCGAACGCCGCTACCCCGTTCTGTTGCATGAGTTTTCGCTGCGCAAGGGCTCTGGTGGGATTGGAGAGTTCATAGGCGGAGACGGCGTTATTAGGGACATCGAATTCCTGCACGAAATGCAAGTTTCCATTCTATCAGAG CGCCGGGTACTTCATCCTTACGGAATGGCCGGCGGTGGACCTGGTGCATGCGGGCAAAACATATGGATCAAACAGCCACGAGAAGAGTACGATCTCCCGACTCTTGAAGCAggcgaagaagaaaaacCTGGTCCGCGGATGATTAATATCGGAGGGAAGGCTACTGTATTCATGGGAAAGGGCGATCATTTGGTGATTCACACCCCTGGAGGAGGTGGATGGGGAGAACCCAAGGAAGGGGGGAGCGAACTGAAGGAACAGTGGTTGGCACCGGGTGAGAAGGTGGAATGGGCTGCAAGGGGTAGTTTGGCGGATCGGGCGGCCCAGCAGTTGGAATTCTAA
- a CDS encoding MYND Zn-finger protein yields the protein MDVQAFRDEAISFTDMMAKNARLDEPLPAGQDFSEAEDKELQTQLRAMDILPREAKSIMWAAFCAKHVGKLANNLRELSVETQPKAFSTYVQILSLLPEAAEEPYYRIFLSSPDSRLLANLVGNAFSRSILWRSPSGPGFICGLLIELLFWCDTSRYSQTCGEEDRVYQIAQQFPYLPVTQKADIERLDVEPIAAATKDVLKNPLQDVQDAGASNIVERSVRPSIGRMGTKFAALPTSDTGVGRQLMSIFV from the exons ATGGATGTTCAAGCATTTCGAGACGAGGCGATCTCATTTACGGATATGATGGCAAAGAATGCCCGTCTGGACGAACCTCTACCAGCAGGACAGGATTTCAGTGAAGCCGAGGATAAAGAACTTCAAACTCAG CTTCGAGCTATGGATATACTTCCACGAGAAGCGAAGAGCATTATGTGGGCCGCTTTTTGTGCAAAACACGTTGGGAAACTCGCAAACAATCTGCGAGAGCTTTCCGTAGAAACGCAACCAAAGGCATTTTCGACCTACGTGCAGATCCTTTCCCTGTTACCCGAGGCAGCTGAAGAGCCATATTATCGCATCTTCCTTTCATCTCCCGACAGTCGCCTTTTAGCCAACCTTGTTGGGAATGCCTTTAGCCGAAGCATTTTATGGAGGAGCCCAAGCGGTCCTGGATTTATTTGCGGTCTCCTTATCGAATTGCTGTTCTGGTGCGACACATCGAGG TACTCGCAGACGTGTGGCGAGGAAGATCGCGTCTATCAAATCGCACAGCAATTTCCATATCTGCCTGTTACACAAAAGGCAGATATTGAGCGGTTGGATG TCGAGCCGATTGCTGCGGCAACGAAGGATGTGCTGAAGAACCCACTACAAGATGTGCAAGATGCAGGAGCGTCCAATATTGTGGAAAGAAGTGTCAGACCAAGCATTGGAAGAATGGGCACAAAGTTCGCTGCTTTGCCTACGAGTGATACTGGTGTGGGGCGCCAACTCATGTCTATTTTTGTCTAA
- a CDS encoding Helicase associated domain (HA2), which yields MAKKKKLSLKPVARQVATTSIAKKVTEKPPEEEEQEAEIESQKQDSKIPEETQKVDEEYDIDRAEIESLQLLVDQQQAKAEREALRVIKALEQDSRASKTLPRLDIDPSIRDRILELIRAVEPSSRLIQEPEVKVLPRLAVVYGTLRGLGLTEKIIEECLKVIPDIDIDSAIEWLVLNCDENELDFDNRLNNGGSEILPPYGATEIPQPAPQPAPSAPATRPANILLDWLLLLLTSLFRTRTRMDPLNPEIGSEIRTLESDYEFRKKHAEYSFQQLRKVAEDDELKRSLKAPKAALPAKGTDIEEAPKESSLLEKPADSTPVGTNLIDQHSDSDEGGFFGHMLDEMPTEVTTAAGDINMKLDSYALVSYRPIGGVTRVARAAVQVRWRSKPGQEWIIPDACPTLTQAEEYAALLALHSLSSPVRAGFIGLRSTIVPVQPSSIRSLPPSAQSLWREFETRRKYEEDETNRKVWATLRTILEPKLAPPGTYKMNQTVKSATSTAQDFSSATKSKAPLREVPSLRNDFEARRASPAYQEMLQKRNDLPIASFVLKLYNLFETTNEPRRISAISLAQRVSRELGEPPNAVGTMSSLIGYSVRLESNITRNTRLAFITNGIALRMLESDGKGGTAFDEITHIIIDEVHERSIESDFLLIVLKSMIKHRPDLKIVLMSATVDAEKVSAYFGGPNICPVLMVPGRTFPVKVQYLEDAIEFTNWRIDDDSPYALRNKAFAHTKSKKLEWSEETAIAEDEDEENLASATPRRIPYDLILRLLEKICLEDSKHSNYSAAVLVFLPGLNEIRQLTDILGAHRDFGTQAFRIYPLHSSLPSESQTAVFEIPPPGIRKIVISTNIAETGVTIPVEATLRKDVDVLGVYKKDFASIYLPRVATITWYMYYGGQPTPEILRLSLADLALRIKIMNIQIGSSVEDVLTRALDPPSSTNIQRAVNALIEVKALTTTEQITNLGRLLSKLPMDVHLGKFLLQSVLLGCLDSALTICATLNAKSPFLKPFGFEAQADAAKLSFAKENSDFFALVNAFNSWKRALSNGQHVARKFCRESYLSYQNLQQIEDLRQQFMGYLIDSSFVSVHAEFSQEFKRLRFQRQRTKIMQLPESISSPDVNVGLIEAALTAGMFPKIISIDSSTGHMQTIGNNRPVAFHPSSVNFKRALREFKSSYLCYFSLMQVAPVTWRPLADALTNVSYRQAKKLYASETGPASDLSLILLCGDCEFKPSSELVVVDRKLKYRVPGKTLLALKALKGRLASNMAVRLRPKQTETASEADLWSTLALELFRSPIAD from the exons ATGGCTAAGAAGAAAAAGCTGAGTCTCAAGCCCGTTGCCCGACAGGTTGCAACGACTTCCATAGCAAAGAAGGTTACAGAGAAACCtccagaagaagaagaacaagaggCAGAGATCGAGTCTCAAAAACAAGACTCAAAGATACCGGAAGAAACTCAGAAAGTCGATGAAGAATATGACATAGACCGAGCAGAGATCGAGTCTTTACAGTTACTGGTTGACCAACAGCAGGCCAAAGCGGAGAGGGAGGCACTAAGAGTTATCAAG GCATTGGAACAAGATAGCCGAGCGTCCAAGACTTTACCGCGACTCGATATCGATCCCTCCATCAGGGATCGAATCCTTGAATTAATCAGAGCAGTGGAACCTAGCTCCAGAT TGAtccaagaaccagaagttAAAGTCTTGCCTCGACTCGCGGTTGTCTATGGAACACTTCGAGGGCTTGGTCTCACGGAGAAGATTATCGAAGAATGCTTAAAGGTAATCCCAGACATTGACATAGACTCGGCGATTGAGTGG CTGGTTTTAAATTGCGATGAGAACGAATTGGATTTTGACAATC GATTAAATAACGGAGGATCAGAAATATTGCCCCCTTATGGCGCCACCGAAATTCCTCAACCAGCTCCCCAACCGGCTCCCAGCGCACCTGCGACTAGACCTGCCAACATCCTACTCGATTGGCTACTCCTGCTGCTGACGTCTCTCTTTCGGACTCGGACTCGGATGGATCCCTTGAA TCCAGAAATTGGAAGCGAGATTAGAACTTTGGAGAGTGACTACGAATTCCGAAAGAAACATGCGGAGTACTCTTTCCAACAGCTGAGGAAAGTAGCAGAGGATGACGAACTAAAGCGTTCGTTGAAGGCACCGAAAGCGGCTCTTCCTGCCAAAGGCACAGATATAGAAGAAGCTCCTAAGGAATCCAGCCTTTTAGAGAAACCCGCAGATTCTACTCCGGTCGGGACAAACTTAATCGACCAACATTCTGACTCTGATGAAGGCGGCTTCTTTGGACACATGTTGGATGAAATGCCGACAGAAGTAACTACAGCAGCGGGTGATATT AATATGAAACTAGACAGCTATGCACTCGTATCATATCGCCCTATTGGAGGCGTGACGCGAGTCGCTCGGGCAGCCGTTCAGGTTCGCTGGCGCTCCAAACCTGGACAAGAGTGGATCATACCCGATGCCTGTCCGACTCTGACACAAGCCGAAGAGTACGCCGCACTCTTGGCTCTACATTCGCTCTCTTCGCCTGTTAGAGCTGGGTTTATTGGACTCCGTTCAACGATAGTTCCAGTACAGCCAAGTAGCATTAGGTCCCTACCACCGAGTGCACAGAGTTTATGGAGGGAATTTGAGACCCGTCGGAAGTACGAGGAAGACGAGACAAACAGGAAAGTTTGGGCTACCCTTCGGACTATCCTTGAACCCAAGCTTGCACCACCTGGTACATACAAG ATGAATCAAACGGTAAAGTCGGCCACATCCACTGCTCAAGATTTTTCTTCAGCTACGAAGTCCAAAGCACCACTTAGAGAAGTGCCGAGCCTGCGGAATGACTTTGAAGCACGCCGAGCGTCACCTGCATACCAGGAAATGCTGCAAAAG AGAAACGACCTTCCTATTGCCTCTTTCGTTCTCAAATTATACAATCTCTTCGAGACAACCAA TGAACCACGTCGGATTTCGGCCATATCTCTAGCTCAGCGTGTCAGTCGAGAACTGGGGGAGCCCCCAAACGCCGTCGGCACCATGTCAAGTTTGATCGGATACTCAGTCAGGTTGGAAAGTAATATAACGCGAAATACGAGATTGGCTTTCATTACAAACGGAATCGCATTAAGGATGCTGGAGAGCGATGGGAAAGGTGGGACTGCCTTTGACGAAATTACG CACATTATTATCGATGAGGTCCACGAGCGGTCCATTGAGTCGGATTTCTTACTGATTGTCCTCAAGTCGATGATCAAACACCGACCCGACCTAAA AATCGTGCTCATGTCAGCTACTGTTGACGCCGAAAAGGTCTCGGCATACTTTGGTGGGCCAAATATTTGCCCTGTGCTGATGGTCCCTGGT CGTACTTTCCCGGTCAAAGTTCAATACCTTGAAGATGCGATTGAATTCACGAATTGGAGAATTGATGATGACTCACCGTACGCACTTA GAAACAAAGCTTTTGCTCATACCAAGTCAAAGAAACTCGAATGGTCCGAGGAAACGGCTATAGctgaggacgaggacgaagaaaACTTAGCCTCCGCGACCCCA CGACGGATTCCATACGACCTCATTCTGCGACTTCTCGAAAAAATATGTCTTGAAGATTCCAAACACTCCAATTACTCGGCAGCCGTTCTTGTATTCTTACCCGGTCTGAACGAGATTCGTCAGTTGACCGATATACTTGGCGCTCATAGGGATTTTGGGACACAAGCGTTTAGAATATATCCCCTTCATTCGTCTTTGCCATCAGAGAGCCAAACAGCGGTGTTTGAGATTCCTCCGCCAGGCATCAGGAAAATAGTTATTT CTACTAACATTGCAGAGACCGGTGTTACTATTCCTGTGG AAGCAACGCTGCGCAAAGACGTGGACGTGCTGGGCGTGTACAAGAAGGACTTTGCTTCCATTTATTTACCAAGAGTCGCCACGATAACCTGGTATATGTATT ATGGTGGACAACCCACTCCCGAAATACTGCGTCTGAGTCTAGCGGACCTCGCACTTCGCATCAAAATCATGAATATCCAAATTGGTAGCTCAGTCGAGGATGTGCTGACCCGGGCTCTGGACCCTCCGTCCTCAACCAACATACAGCGTGCAGTTAACGCGTTGATCGAG GTTAAAGCACTAACCACAACCGAGCAAATTACCAACCTCGGCCGTCTATTGAGTAAATTACCTATGGACGTCCATCTGGGGAAGTTCCTGCTTCAATCTGTCTTATT GGGGTGCTTGGATTCAGCTTTGACTATATGTGCGACGCTCAATGCCAAATCCCCATTCTTGAAGCCATTTGGGTTCGAGGCACAGGCTGATGCTGCAAAGTTATCGTTTGCTAAAG AAAACTCGGATTTCTTTGCCCTTGTTAATGCCTTCAATAGCTGGAAACGTGCGCTTTCCAATGGACAGCATGTCGCAAGGAAGTTTTGCAGGGAAAGCTATCTAAGTTACCAG AACTTACAACAGATTGAAGATCTGCGTCAACAATTTATGGGATATTTGATCGATAGCTCCTTCGTGAGCGTGCACGCAGAGTTCAGTCAAGAGTTCAAACG TCTACGATTCCAGCGTCAACGAACTAAGATCATGCAGCTACCTGAATCCATCAGCTCCCCTGACGTCAATGTTGGGCTAATCGAGGCTGCTTTGACCGCTGGGATGTTCCCCAAAATTATTAGCATAGACTCTTCAACTGGGCATATGCAAACAATCGGTAATAACCGACCCGTAGCCTTTCATCCATCTTCCGTCAATTTCAAGAGGGCTCTACGAGAATTCAAATCTTCGTACCTCTGCTATTTCTCACTTATGCAAGTCGCTCCGGTTACTTGGCGACCTCTGGCTGACGCGCTTACCAATGTTTCATACAGGCAAGCTAAGAAATTGTATGCTTCAGAAACTGGACCTGCCAGTGATCTGTCCCTGATTCTCCTTTGCGGAGATTGCGAGTTCAAG CCATCATCAGAACTTGTGGTAGTTGATCGGAAACTCAAATATCGAGTTCCTGGGAAAACACTTTTGGCTCTGAAAGCTCTGAAAGGAAGGCTGGCGTCCAACATGGCCGTACGGCTACGCCCAAAGCAAACCGAGACGGCCTCTGAAGCTGATCTTTGGTCAACACTTGCACTCGAACTTTTTCGCAGTCCAATAGCAGACTAA